From Fibrobacter sp. UWR2, the proteins below share one genomic window:
- a CDS encoding putative LPS assembly protein LptD, whose amino-acid sequence MLFAIAAFAPVAFAQDMTRFELEEREQPVEDTTEVDWMNDTTGTDTIEYHAVDLVYDVEKETFNLNDGAQLKYRTATLDADTIWFDQRNSVLVAAGEPVLREAKNPSLSGMRLKYNMNSRIGEIYYATTFQDNQQLNGMEVRRLPDQRIQIARGDFSTCNDSTHQHFFFYGRRMVVKPKETITARPVVLNIADVPVAVLPMIVAPLKSGRKSGLLTPKFGGDQVQGYYLRNLGFYYAPNDYWDATIYGDIIEGDEARFERSTLTGQVRYNKRYVLDGNVSYTAYLEEFDFGNSGYDIRFTHNQNLTPDRKHTLSGTGSFVSNQNIRKDNALDAETILDQQANAWLTYSGKFGTNKSLTVKVGQDHNLVTGFIRRQLPDIRFNMSGPLFNFETDDDEVAAADGSFSSYLKKLNYSFSNQFNYETEEGRDTILNVDTLAKYVGYSGTYSLDYSGSLFNVINITPRATWSGYWTGQSWENPEDSSKYWRRYTSLDPEHNTYGEFAYNHNYSLTADTKLYGIWVPEIGRFTGLRHILSPSVSYTYAPEIDTVKTFAPHPHLSQSWYQKEQQTIGFSLGNDLDLKYLKVVGHKPDTSKGDTAKAVEDQYGNRRLLTTRHSVSYNFAADSLNFSDINSSFGLQILPDYLFTITTRHSLYHKYSMEPNKVRFPELTYWGYDFSRSFRWSGTFNAGLPSQMGKYEMRKWSLGLSYRYSFSSTRVGKDLFQDNISHSTSITASFQPTVNWEVSYSTQYDYNEGKFVTHKFTFNRALHCWQLDFTWTPTGPAAGWSFALYVKDLPDIKLNAGSTETK is encoded by the coding sequence TTGCTGTTTGCAATAGCGGCCTTTGCTCCTGTAGCCTTCGCACAGGATATGACGCGCTTTGAACTGGAAGAGCGCGAACAGCCTGTGGAGGACACGACCGAGGTGGACTGGATGAACGACACCACGGGGACGGACACTATCGAGTACCATGCGGTAGACCTTGTGTACGACGTGGAAAAGGAAACTTTCAACCTGAATGACGGCGCTCAACTCAAGTATCGTACCGCGACGCTTGATGCGGACACCATCTGGTTCGATCAGAGAAACAGTGTGCTTGTGGCTGCAGGTGAGCCTGTGCTCCGTGAGGCGAAAAATCCGTCGCTTTCGGGAATGCGCCTCAAGTACAACATGAACAGCCGTATCGGCGAAATCTATTATGCAACCACCTTCCAGGACAACCAGCAGTTGAACGGCATGGAGGTGCGTCGCTTGCCCGACCAGAGAATCCAGATTGCACGTGGTGACTTCAGTACCTGTAATGATTCTACGCACCAGCACTTCTTCTTCTACGGACGCCGCATGGTGGTGAAACCGAAGGAGACCATCACGGCACGGCCTGTGGTACTCAACATTGCCGATGTGCCTGTGGCGGTTCTCCCGATGATTGTCGCACCGCTCAAGAGCGGGCGCAAGTCGGGCCTCCTGACACCCAAGTTTGGTGGTGACCAGGTGCAGGGTTACTACCTGCGTAATCTCGGCTTCTATTATGCGCCTAACGATTACTGGGATGCGACTATCTATGGTGACATCATCGAAGGTGACGAGGCTCGGTTCGAACGCTCGACATTGACAGGCCAGGTGCGCTACAACAAGCGTTATGTGCTCGACGGAAACGTGTCGTACACGGCATACCTCGAAGAATTTGATTTTGGAAACAGCGGTTACGATATTCGCTTTACGCACAACCAGAACTTGACTCCCGATAGGAAGCATACGTTGAGCGGTACGGGTTCATTCGTGAGTAACCAGAACATCCGTAAGGATAACGCGCTTGATGCGGAGACAATCTTGGACCAGCAGGCAAACGCCTGGCTTACTTACTCGGGCAAGTTCGGTACGAACAAGAGCCTTACCGTGAAGGTGGGGCAGGACCATAACCTCGTGACAGGATTTATCCGCAGGCAGTTGCCCGATATACGCTTCAACATGAGCGGTCCGCTTTTTAATTTCGAGACTGATGACGATGAAGTTGCTGCTGCCGACGGTTCGTTCAGTTCGTACCTGAAGAAACTCAACTACAGTTTCTCGAACCAGTTCAATTACGAAACTGAAGAAGGGCGCGATACAATCCTCAATGTGGATACGCTTGCGAAGTATGTGGGTTATTCGGGAACATATTCCTTGGATTATTCGGGCTCGCTGTTTAATGTCATCAACATCACTCCGCGTGCGACCTGGAGCGGTTATTGGACTGGCCAATCGTGGGAGAACCCCGAGGATTCTAGTAAGTACTGGCGTCGATATACGAGTCTCGATCCTGAACACAATACTTATGGCGAGTTCGCGTATAACCACAATTACAGCCTCACTGCCGATACAAAGCTCTATGGAATCTGGGTCCCGGAAATCGGGCGCTTTACGGGCCTTCGCCATATCCTTTCACCGAGTGTGTCGTACACGTATGCGCCCGAGATAGATACCGTCAAGACGTTCGCCCCGCATCCGCATTTGTCGCAGTCCTGGTACCAGAAGGAACAGCAGACTATCGGTTTTTCGCTTGGTAACGACCTGGACTTGAAATACCTGAAGGTGGTGGGCCATAAGCCCGATACCTCCAAGGGCGATACGGCGAAGGCGGTAGAAGACCAGTATGGTAACCGGAGACTCCTTACCACACGTCATAGCGTTTCGTACAACTTTGCAGCAGATTCCCTGAACTTCTCGGACATCAATTCGAGTTTCGGCCTGCAAATCTTGCCGGATTACCTGTTCACGATTACCACGCGCCATAGCCTGTACCATAAGTATTCCATGGAACCCAACAAGGTCCGTTTCCCGGAACTCACTTACTGGGGCTACGACTTTAGCCGTAGTTTCCGCTGGAGCGGAACGTTTAATGCCGGCCTCCCGTCGCAGATGGGCAAGTACGAGATGCGCAAGTGGTCCCTTGGACTCAGCTACCGCTATTCCTTTTCCAGTACGCGAGTAGGGAAGGACCTGTTCCAGGACAACATAAGCCATTCGACATCCATTACGGCGTCGTTCCAGCCGACGGTAAACTGGGAAGTTTCGTACAGCACGCAGTACGATTACAACGAAGGAAAGTTTGTTACGCACAAATTCACATTTAATAGGGCTTTGCATTGCTGGCAACTTGACTTCACGTGGACACCGACCGGGCCTGCTGCTGGATGGTCGTTCGCACTTTACGTGAAGGACCTGCCCGATATCAAGCTCAATGCCGGAAGCACGGAGACGAAGTGA
- a CDS encoding nucleoside triphosphate pyrophosphatase: protein MTKIILASGSPRRREILTQIGVDFEVVVSNEEECPKSANPLDFPRENAAMKALAVSKKVPGAYVLGYDTLVFLDGKPLGKPKTPEEALEMLQKLNGKTHKVITGIALAKDAQVVDTQQEETQVLFRENSLRELKDYVNSKDPMDKAGAYGIQTRGARLIKSITGCYYNVVGLPVALTLEMLAKREVEV, encoded by the coding sequence GTGACGAAGATTATTCTAGCAAGCGGTTCGCCGAGGCGCCGCGAAATTTTGACACAGATTGGGGTGGATTTCGAGGTGGTGGTCTCGAACGAGGAAGAATGCCCGAAAAGCGCAAATCCGCTCGATTTCCCGCGTGAAAACGCCGCCATGAAGGCTCTCGCGGTCTCGAAAAAGGTTCCTGGGGCCTATGTCCTGGGTTACGATACCCTTGTTTTTCTGGATGGAAAGCCCCTGGGCAAGCCCAAAACGCCTGAAGAGGCCCTAGAAATGTTACAAAAACTGAATGGAAAAACTCACAAAGTTATTACAGGAATCGCACTAGCTAAAGATGCGCAAGTCGTTGATACTCAACAAGAAGAAACACAGGTACTTTTTCGGGAGAACTCCTTACGCGAGCTAAAAGATTATGTAAATTCTAAGGACCCGATGGATAAGGCGGGCGCTTACGGAATCCAGACCCGGGGGGCGCGCCTCATCAAATCGATTACTGGATGCTATTACAACGTAGTGGGTTTGCCAGTGGCCCTTACGTTAGAGATGCTGGCAAAGCGGGAGGTTGAGGTATGA
- a CDS encoding PDZ domain-containing protein, whose amino-acid sequence MNSLIKFSIAAAIAAAPSLADENFGGIGVTIYQVPAGVYVAEVIPGGPASETKLKTGDVIVAVDGVSLKGKTIDFSKEQIRGQIDKPVELTYVSEGDTLSAVVRRASMLVKDFNAEDVSAWYGDKQEFNAAELETFASGSETDKQLLAVLSRGTVVASDAEKVSARNLNGVFVKKAEVVAPKVNSNKGVKSNGAVLKGFSRNSIAFTLKTAGTTVVKVSDPNGEVVATVRVDNAPAGFNSVSWNSENIPSGRYMVSIEQSFGISGKFAVLK is encoded by the coding sequence ATGAATTCCTTGATCAAGTTTTCTATTGCGGCCGCGATTGCTGCGGCTCCTTCCCTTGCCGACGAGAACTTTGGCGGTATTGGCGTTACGATTTACCAGGTTCCCGCTGGTGTGTATGTTGCCGAGGTTATTCCCGGTGGTCCTGCTTCTGAAACCAAGCTCAAGACCGGCGATGTGATTGTTGCGGTGGATGGCGTTTCCCTGAAGGGCAAGACCATCGATTTCTCGAAGGAACAGATCCGTGGCCAGATCGACAAGCCGGTCGAACTCACGTACGTGAGCGAAGGCGATACGCTTTCGGCTGTCGTGCGCCGTGCATCGATGCTCGTGAAGGATTTCAATGCCGAAGACGTTTCGGCCTGGTATGGTGACAAGCAGGAATTCAATGCTGCTGAACTCGAGACGTTTGCAAGCGGTAGCGAGACCGACAAGCAGTTGCTTGCTGTGCTCAGCCGTGGTACCGTGGTGGCAAGTGATGCCGAGAAGGTTTCTGCGAGGAACTTGAACGGCGTGTTCGTGAAGAAGGCCGAGGTGGTCGCTCCGAAGGTCAATTCGAACAAGGGTGTCAAGTCCAATGGTGCCGTGCTGAAGGGCTTCAGCCGCAATTCGATTGCCTTTACGCTCAAGACCGCTGGCACGACTGTCGTGAAGGTCTCCGATCCGAACGGCGAAGTGGTCGCGACCGTGCGCGTGGATAACGCTCCGGCCGGATTCAATTCCGTGTCTTGGAATTCCGAGAATATCCCGAGCGGTCGCTACATGGTGAGCATCGAACAGTCCTTCGGCATCTCCGGCAAGTTCGCTGTCTTGAAGTAG